In Triticum aestivum cultivar Chinese Spring chromosome 5B, IWGSC CS RefSeq v2.1, whole genome shotgun sequence, the following proteins share a genomic window:
- the LOC123113268 gene encoding magnesium transporter MRS2-I, whose protein sequence is MAAAGGEAAAAALAAAKKRAASRSWILFDAAGEERELDADKYAIMHRVDINARDLRILDPLLSYPSTILGRERAIVLNLEHIKAIVTSEEVLLRDPSDENVIPVVEELRRRLAPSSAAQHDGKDNLSGQHDAEAAEEDESPFEFRALEVTLEAICSFLDARTTELETNAYPALDDLTSKISSHNLDKVRKLKSGMTRLTARVQKVRDELEQLLDDDDDMADLYLSRKLAGASSPVSGSGGPNWFPASPTIGSKISRASRASAATIHGNENDVEELEMLLEAYFMQIDGTLNKLTTLREYIDDTEDYINIQLDNHRNQLIQLELFLSSGTVCLSLYSLVAGVFGMNIPYTWNDGHGYVFKWVVIVSGLFCAFMFVTIVAYARHKGLVGS, encoded by the exons atggcggcggcgggcggcgaggccgcggcggcggcgctggcggcggcgaagAAGCGGGCGGCGTCGCGGAGCTGGATCCTGTTCGACGCGGCGGGGGAGGAGCGGGAGCTCGACGCCGACAAGTACGCCATCATGCACCGCGTCGACATCAACGCGCGCGACCTGCGCATCCTCGACCCGCTGCTCTCCTACCCCTCCACCATCCTCGGCCGCGAGCGCGCCATCGTGCTCAATCTCGAG CACATAAAGGCGATCGTTACATCTGAAGAG GTTTTGCTCAGGGATCCTTCAGATGAAAATGTCATTCCTGTTGTAGAGGAGCTCCGGAGACGACTAGCACCTTCAAGTGCTGCTCAgcatgatggaaaggataatttaAGTGGCCAGCATGATGcggaagctgctgaagaagatg AATCTCCCTTTGAGTTCCGTGCACTTGAGGTTACTTTGGAAGCAATCTGCAGCTTTCTTGATGCACGCACTACTGAGCTGGAGACTAATGCTTACCCAGCTTTGGATGACCTGACATCCAAG ATTAGTAGCCACAACTTGGACAAGGTACGGAAGTTAAAAAGTGGCATGACGAGATTGACTGCAAGGGTCCAGAAG GTGAGAGATGAGCTTGAACAATTATTGGATGATGACGATGACATGGCTGATCTTTACTTGTCTAGAAAGTTGGCTGGGGCATCATCCCCTGTCAGTGGTTCCGGTGGACCAAATTGGTTCCCAGCATCCCCAACTATTGGTTCAAAAATATCAAGAGCTAGTAGAGCCAGTGCAGCAACTATACATGGAAATGAGAATGATGTGGAAGAGCTGGAGATGTTGCTGGAG GCATATTTCATGCAGATAGATGGCACATTAAACAAATTGACAACG CTGAGAGAGTATATTGATGACACAGAAGATTATATTAACATTCAG cttgATAATCACCGTAATCAGTTGATTCAG CTAGAGCTATTCTTGAGTTCTGGGACCGTCTGCTTATCACTTTACTCATTGGTTGCTGGAGTCTTTGGTATGAACATACCTTACACCTGGAACGACGGCCATGGATATGTCTTCAAATGG GTGGTTATTGTATCAGGGCTGTTTTGTGCTTTCATGTTTGTCACGATTGTCGCTTATGCTCGGCACAAGGGTCTTGTTGGGTCCTGA